A single Pseudoalteromonas marina DNA region contains:
- a CDS encoding DUF2960 domain-containing protein, giving the protein MARRITYKFKNQPREINFAKDKYHDMYQAIAAAEGIDLTNYLSMVQQIEMTSKGSASVRNFRDQEFARMGFSDIYFIKE; this is encoded by the coding sequence ATGGCACGCAGAATAACCTATAAATTTAAAAACCAACCGCGCGAAATAAATTTTGCTAAAGATAAATACCACGACATGTATCAAGCAATTGCTGCTGCCGAAGGCATTGATTTAACGAATTACTTAAGCATGGTACAGCAAATAGAAATGACCTCTAAAGGGTCAGCTTCTGTTCGTAACTTTCGTGATCAAGAGTTTGCCCGCATGGGCTTTAGTGATATTTACTTTATTAAAGAGTAA
- the alr gene encoding alanine racemase: protein MRLATAEINLTALAHNLAQVKRFAPNSKVMAVLKANAYGHGLVKIAQHLNDADAFAVARIDEALALRAGGLTKPIVLLEGFFNKDDLPILLANNFQTIIHDEYQLAALEEAELEAPLLCWLKVNTGMHRLGIAPEQFDEFYKRLQKTPNANNTVNLMTHFACADDVNNTKTAQQISQFDYLVNNINQAHCLSNSAGIIAWPNAHGDWVRPGLMLYGVSPMANALGEQHQLKPVMRLTTRVIAVRHVPANEAVGYGGRWKSDKATQLAVVAMGYGDGYPRHAKEGTPVVIGKQRYGIVGSVAMDMISVDIGQNEHNIKVGDRVTMWGPELPVEEIAQCADTIPYELLCNITPRVSYEYQP, encoded by the coding sequence ATGCGCTTAGCTACTGCTGAAATTAATTTAACGGCACTTGCGCATAATTTAGCCCAGGTAAAGCGTTTTGCACCAAACAGTAAAGTTATGGCGGTATTAAAAGCCAATGCGTATGGCCATGGTTTGGTTAAAATTGCACAACATTTAAATGATGCAGACGCATTTGCAGTAGCACGTATAGATGAAGCTTTAGCGCTTCGAGCTGGCGGGTTAACAAAACCGATTGTGTTACTTGAAGGCTTTTTTAATAAAGACGATTTACCTATTTTATTGGCCAATAACTTTCAAACTATTATTCATGATGAGTATCAGCTTGCCGCTTTGGAAGAGGCTGAGCTTGAAGCGCCTTTATTGTGCTGGCTTAAAGTAAATACCGGCATGCATCGCCTGGGTATTGCCCCAGAGCAGTTTGATGAATTTTATAAGCGCCTGCAAAAAACACCCAATGCCAATAACACCGTTAATTTAATGACCCACTTTGCATGCGCGGACGATGTAAATAACACCAAGACAGCACAGCAAATTTCACAGTTTGACTACCTAGTAAATAATATTAACCAAGCACATTGCTTATCTAACTCGGCAGGCATTATTGCTTGGCCGAATGCTCATGGCGATTGGGTGCGTCCTGGTTTAATGTTATATGGGGTATCACCTATGGCAAACGCATTGGGTGAACAGCATCAGCTTAAGCCCGTTATGCGTTTAACGACACGTGTTATAGCAGTGCGCCATGTTCCAGCTAACGAGGCCGTAGGATATGGTGGGCGTTGGAAAAGCGATAAAGCGACTCAGTTAGCTGTGGTTGCTATGGGATATGGTGACGGTTACCCGCGACATGCAAAAGAGGGTACACCAGTGGTTATTGGCAAGCAGCGCTATGGTATTGTAGGTAGTGTGGCAATGGATATGATTAGCGTAGACATAGGCCAAAACGAGCACAACATAAAAGTAGGCGACAGAGTCACAATGTGGGGCCCAGAGCTACCAGTAGAAGAAATAGCACAGTGCGCCGATACCATTCCTTACGAGCTTTTGTGTAATATTACACCGCGCGTAAGTTATGAGTATCAGCCATAA
- the dnaB gene encoding replicative DNA helicase has product MAKPDKQVDTLKVPPHSIEAEQSVLGGLMLDNQAYDRVAELVVSQDFYTRTHKLIFEAMTELAELGDPIDLITISESLEKNNKLAGIGGFAYLAEIAKNTPSAANIDAYANIVRERAVVREMIGVANEIAEAGFNTEGRTSHDLLDFAESKVFKIAEQRSKSTEGPQSIHNILEKTVDKIEELYQSPQDGVTGVSTGYADLDKMTTGLQPSDLIIVAARPSMGKTTFAMNLAEHAAMTQDKPVLIYSLEMPSEQIMMRMLASLGRINQTKVRTGQLDDDDWARLSSTMGLLMEKGKMYVDDASGLTPTDVRSRARRIARDHGGISMIMVDYLQLMRVPSLSDNRTLEIAEISRSLKSLAKELKCPVVALSQLNRTLEQRADKRPINSDLRESGSIEQDADLIMFIYRDEVYNEDSTEKGIAEIIIGKQRNGPIGKVRLTFQGQFSRFDNYAGPAMDDEY; this is encoded by the coding sequence ATGGCCAAACCAGATAAGCAAGTCGATACCCTTAAAGTTCCTCCCCATTCAATAGAAGCTGAACAATCTGTTTTAGGTGGCTTAATGCTTGATAACCAAGCATATGACCGCGTAGCCGAACTTGTTGTATCTCAAGATTTTTATACTCGTACGCACAAGCTTATTTTTGAAGCAATGACAGAGCTTGCAGAGTTGGGTGATCCAATCGATTTAATTACGATTTCTGAAAGCCTTGAAAAAAATAATAAACTGGCAGGAATTGGTGGTTTTGCTTACTTAGCCGAAATAGCCAAAAATACACCGAGTGCCGCTAATATCGATGCGTACGCTAATATTGTGCGAGAGCGTGCGGTTGTGCGTGAAATGATTGGTGTAGCAAATGAAATAGCCGAGGCCGGTTTTAATACCGAAGGGCGGACAAGTCATGACTTATTAGATTTTGCCGAGAGTAAAGTATTTAAAATTGCTGAGCAGCGTTCAAAAAGCACCGAAGGTCCGCAAAGCATACACAACATACTCGAAAAAACCGTTGATAAAATAGAAGAGCTATACCAATCTCCGCAAGATGGTGTAACAGGCGTAAGTACCGGCTATGCTGACTTAGATAAAATGACCACAGGTTTACAGCCTTCAGATTTAATTATTGTTGCAGCACGTCCTTCAATGGGTAAAACCACCTTTGCGATGAACCTTGCAGAGCATGCAGCAATGACACAAGACAAGCCTGTGCTTATTTACTCATTAGAGATGCCCTCTGAGCAAATCATGATGAGGATGCTGGCATCACTTGGTCGTATTAACCAAACTAAGGTACGTACTGGTCAGCTAGACGATGATGATTGGGCGCGTCTTTCATCAACCATGGGCTTGTTGATGGAAAAAGGTAAAATGTACGTTGATGATGCATCAGGGTTAACACCTACCGATGTTCGTTCACGTGCACGTCGTATTGCGCGCGATCATGGTGGTATCAGTATGATCATGGTTGATTACCTTCAGCTTATGCGTGTGCCGAGCTTATCGGATAACAGAACACTTGAAATAGCAGAAATTTCACGCTCTCTTAAGTCACTAGCAAAAGAATTAAAATGCCCGGTTGTTGCGCTTTCGCAGCTAAACCGTACGCTTGAGCAACGTGCTGATAAACGCCCAATTAACTCAGATTTACGTGAATCTGGCTCGATAGAGCAGGATGCCGATTTAATCATGTTTATATACCGTGATGAAGTCTACAACGAAGACAGTACTGAAAAAGGCATAGCCGAAATCATCATAGGTAAACAGCGTAACGGTCCAATTGGTAAGGTGCGCTTGACGTTCCAAGGGCAGTTTTCTCGCTTTGATAACTACGCAGGTCCTGCGATGGATGACGAGTATTAA
- a CDS encoding DUF4097 family beta strand repeat-containing protein produces MKAILLGLSLFPLAVFAGEKIDKQIEVPKEGTVFIENQRGDVSIAGWDKSEFKVVGELDDKAEGFELETRGDNTYFVVKMPRKMGWGSNGDGSKLTIFMPHSSALDFRGVNVSVIAKALKNGAEVNVVNGEITAQNLAGNIKLTSVNGDVNAQSLSGNIQFETVNGEINDEQSSGELRFSAVNGDIKSSSSASDVRLENVNGDINFKLASIKNLRINTVNGEAEVSIGELLDSADVRFESVSGDAEFFFPTNVSAKFEIEAHANGKIINELSDDKVKKAKYGPASELEFVINGGNADVEMDTISGRIQLKK; encoded by the coding sequence ATGAAAGCAATTTTACTAGGATTAAGCTTATTTCCACTTGCTGTATTTGCAGGAGAAAAAATTGATAAACAAATAGAAGTGCCAAAAGAGGGTACTGTTTTTATTGAGAATCAGCGTGGTGATGTAAGTATTGCTGGTTGGGATAAAAGCGAGTTTAAAGTAGTGGGCGAGCTTGACGATAAGGCAGAAGGTTTTGAGCTCGAAACGAGAGGCGACAATACATATTTTGTTGTGAAAATGCCACGTAAAATGGGCTGGGGCAGTAATGGCGATGGCTCTAAACTAACTATTTTTATGCCGCATAGCAGCGCATTAGACTTTCGTGGTGTTAATGTATCGGTAATAGCTAAAGCACTTAAAAATGGTGCAGAAGTAAATGTGGTTAATGGTGAAATTACCGCACAAAATTTAGCAGGTAATATTAAGCTAACCAGCGTTAACGGTGATGTGAATGCACAAAGCCTGAGCGGTAATATTCAATTTGAAACGGTAAATGGCGAAATAAATGATGAACAGTCTAGTGGTGAGTTACGCTTTAGCGCTGTGAATGGTGATATTAAGTCGTCATCAAGCGCGAGCGATGTTCGTCTTGAAAATGTGAACGGTGACATAAACTTTAAGCTGGCTAGCATCAAAAACCTACGTATAAACACTGTAAATGGTGAAGCTGAAGTTAGTATTGGTGAGTTACTAGACAGTGCAGATGTACGTTTTGAGTCGGTAAGTGGCGATGCAGAATTTTTCTTCCCTACTAATGTATCTGCTAAATTTGAGATTGAAGCCCATGCCAATGGCAAAATTATTAATGAGCTTAGCGATGACAAAGTAAAAAAAGCCAAATATGGCCCAGCCAGTGAGCTTGAGTTTGTTATTAATGGCGGCAATGCAGACGTTGAAATGGATACTATAAGTGGCCGTATTCAGCTTAAAAAGTAA
- a CDS encoding RNA polymerase sigma factor, which yields MLHVKPAECENALIERVKSGDQSAYTMLYQLHIKRVYGLCLRLLADQSHAEDAAQEVFVQVWHKIAMFDGRSQFSTWLYSVASNIAINYLRKQKSWVQKVVSIEQDGMDEQSAKDCKGLNGLDKLIVRLPERARMVFVLFAVEGYRHEEIAEQLGIAVGSSKSQYHRARQLLQEWYENE from the coding sequence ATGTTACACGTTAAACCCGCTGAGTGCGAAAATGCATTGATTGAGCGCGTAAAGTCGGGTGATCAAAGTGCATACACAATGCTTTACCAATTGCATATAAAGCGCGTTTACGGTTTGTGCTTGCGCTTATTAGCTGATCAGTCACACGCTGAGGATGCTGCGCAAGAAGTGTTTGTTCAGGTGTGGCACAAAATAGCAATGTTTGATGGTCGTTCGCAGTTTTCTACTTGGTTATACAGTGTGGCGAGTAATATTGCGATTAACTACTTACGTAAACAAAAAAGCTGGGTACAAAAAGTCGTTAGCATTGAACAAGACGGTATGGATGAGCAATCGGCTAAAGACTGTAAAGGCTTAAACGGCTTAGATAAGCTAATTGTTAGGTTACCTGAGCGCGCACGCATGGTGTTTGTATTGTTTGCAGTAGAAGGTTATCGACATGAAGAAATAGCAGAGCAGTTGGGTATTGCCGTTGGATCAAGCAAGTCACAATATCATCGAGCAAGGCAGTTATTACAAGAGTGGTATGAAAATGAATAA
- the rplI gene encoding 50S ribosomal protein L9: MQVILLDKIANLGSLGEQVVVKSGFARNFLFPQGKAVPATKANIETFDARRAELEAKIAEQLVAAQARAEKLEALAEVTLVSKAGDEGKLFGSIGTRDIADAISAVGVEVAKSEVRLPLGTIRETGEFDVSISVHTDVTATIKVIVIAEA; the protein is encoded by the coding sequence ATGCAAGTTATTCTACTAGATAAGATCGCTAACCTAGGTAGCCTAGGTGAACAGGTTGTAGTTAAATCTGGTTTCGCACGTAACTTCCTTTTCCCTCAAGGTAAGGCAGTTCCTGCGACTAAAGCTAACATTGAAACGTTTGACGCTCGTCGCGCAGAACTTGAAGCGAAAATCGCTGAACAGTTAGTTGCTGCACAAGCACGCGCTGAAAAACTAGAAGCATTAGCAGAAGTTACTTTAGTATCTAAAGCTGGTGACGAAGGTAAGTTATTCGGATCAATCGGTACTCGTGACATCGCTGACGCTATCTCAGCTGTTGGTGTTGAAGTTGCTAAGTCAGAAGTTCGTTTGCCTCTAGGTACTATCCGTGAGACTGGTGAATTTGACGTATCAATTTCTGTTCACACAGACGTAACGGCTACTATCAAAGTAATCGTAATCGCTGAAGCTTAA
- the rpsR gene encoding 30S ribosomal protein S18: MARYFRRRKFCRFKAEGVQQIDYKDLATLRNYVTESGKIVPSRITGTSAKFQRQLATAIKRARYLALLPYTDLHK; the protein is encoded by the coding sequence ATGGCACGTTATTTCAGACGTCGTAAGTTCTGCCGCTTTAAAGCGGAAGGCGTACAACAAATCGATTACAAAGATCTAGCTACTCTTAGAAACTATGTTACAGAAAGTGGCAAAATCGTACCTAGCCGTATTACAGGTACTAGCGCTAAATTCCAGCGCCAGCTAGCAACTGCTATTAAGCGTGCTCGCTACTTAGCCCTTCTTCCATACACTGACTTACATAAGTAA
- the priB gene encoding primosomal replication protein N, which translates to MVSPFMNQLVLSGVVCKTPKLSQSPAGIPHCIFVLEHKSMQTEADLNRNSYVKLQVVASGKQMQQQTQHLHVGQALQVSGFLNRHEGRNGLSQLVLHAQHIERII; encoded by the coding sequence ATGGTTAGCCCTTTTATGAATCAGCTGGTTTTATCTGGGGTAGTTTGTAAAACACCCAAGTTAAGCCAAAGCCCTGCTGGCATCCCGCATTGCATTTTTGTTTTAGAACATAAATCGATGCAAACCGAAGCAGACCTTAACCGTAATAGTTATGTAAAGCTTCAGGTTGTTGCCAGTGGAAAGCAAATGCAACAACAGACTCAACATTTGCACGTTGGGCAGGCATTGCAAGTGAGTGGTTTTTTAAATCGCCACGAAGGTCGTAACGGCCTTAGCCAATTGGTTTTGCATGCTCAGCATATAGAAAGAATTATTTGA
- the rpsF gene encoding 30S ribosomal protein S6, protein MRHYEIVFMVHPDQSEQVAGMIERYTGSITEAGGSIHRLEDWGRRQLAYPINKLHKAHYVLMNVEAPTEVISELETTFRYNDAVLRNLVIRTKSAVTEASPLAREEKKEAPAA, encoded by the coding sequence ATGCGTCATTACGAAATCGTATTCATGGTTCACCCAGATCAGAGTGAGCAAGTTGCTGGTATGATCGAACGTTATACTGGTTCTATCACTGAAGCTGGTGGTTCAATCCACCGTCTTGAAGATTGGGGCCGTCGTCAATTGGCTTACCCAATTAACAAGCTTCATAAAGCTCATTATGTTCTTATGAACGTTGAAGCACCTACTGAAGTAATCAGCGAGCTAGAAACTACTTTCCGCTACAACGATGCAGTGCTTCGTAACTTAGTTATCCGCACTAAATCTGCAGTAACTGAAGCGTCTCCTCTTGCAAGAGAAGAGAAGAAAGAAGCACCAGCTGCTTAA
- a CDS encoding alpha/beta hydrolase-fold protein has product MKLLLSLALILTFSTSFFSYSNTATTDITVGKKVILQSKILNEDRPISIFIPDTVKDDQPLYVIYLLDGVEHFHTASGVIKSLVDYEQIPNAMLVAIDTTNRIRDYLPKVEGEPKTEFQTFVKNKWPDAGQTDNFLKFVSDELMPYINNNYSTNGYNTLIGHSNAGTLALYTLVNQPELFNNYIAISPNSWWSDEELKNNIIKYTKNPKGAQELFISVASEGARFYTGALNTLVNLEQQMPTQLKWEYKHYPTFSHMGTILPAISDSLIHLFSDLIFKVTDEHGKFADVSLITGYYQALSDKYGFELKIPQDVYVEFAHRQQKFGNTKKAITTLKHFTRDYPNAAYSHMRLSQGYTADKQFKEAVTSMKHALELAKQNSRDPLLIDALKDMVNEAQANL; this is encoded by the coding sequence ATGAAGCTTTTATTATCGCTTGCCTTGATACTTACTTTTAGCACCTCTTTTTTTAGCTATTCAAACACCGCTACAACCGACATAACCGTTGGTAAAAAAGTTATTCTACAATCAAAAATACTTAACGAAGATAGGCCAATCAGCATCTTCATACCTGACACTGTAAAAGACGACCAGCCGCTTTATGTTATTTATTTACTTGATGGTGTTGAGCACTTTCATACGGCGTCTGGCGTTATAAAGTCCCTTGTTGATTACGAGCAAATACCTAATGCCATGCTTGTTGCTATTGATACAACTAACCGTATTCGTGATTACTTACCCAAAGTAGAAGGCGAGCCTAAAACGGAGTTTCAAACCTTTGTTAAAAATAAATGGCCTGACGCTGGGCAAACCGACAACTTTTTAAAGTTTGTGTCTGACGAACTCATGCCATACATAAACAATAATTACTCAACTAACGGCTACAACACTTTAATTGGTCACTCTAACGCTGGTACATTAGCGCTTTATACTTTAGTTAATCAGCCTGAATTGTTTAACAACTACATAGCTATTAGCCCAAATAGTTGGTGGAGTGACGAAGAGTTAAAAAATAATATTATTAAATACACTAAAAACCCTAAAGGTGCTCAAGAGTTATTTATTAGTGTAGCGAGTGAAGGCGCACGTTTTTATACAGGCGCATTAAATACGTTAGTAAATTTAGAACAACAAATGCCCACACAGCTAAAGTGGGAATATAAGCATTACCCTACTTTTAGTCATATGGGCACCATACTTCCAGCAATTAGCGATAGCCTGATTCACTTGTTTAGTGACCTAATATTTAAAGTGACTGACGAGCATGGAAAATTTGCTGATGTATCGCTTATTACAGGTTACTACCAAGCACTGAGCGATAAGTACGGATTTGAGCTTAAAATTCCACAAGATGTGTACGTAGAGTTTGCCCACCGCCAGCAAAAGTTTGGTAATACTAAAAAAGCGATAACAACGCTTAAACACTTTACTCGCGATTACCCAAATGCAGCCTACTCCCACATGCGATTGTCGCAAGGCTACACGGCTGACAAACAATTTAAGGAGGCTGTTACCAGCATGAAACACGCACTAGAACTTGCTAAACAAAACTCGCGAGATCCACTGTTAATTGATGCGCTCAAAGATATGGTCAATGAAGCCCAAGCCAATTTGTAG
- a CDS encoding FAD-dependent monooxygenase, with protein sequence MKQTQVCIVGGGCVGLTLALGLAKANISVVVLDAASTQAPPTDEYGLRVSALSIASQTLLEQLNVWPEIIAQRACAYTHMDVRDADSFGKITFNNKQLELDHLGHIVENDIIRFALIKQLEQQSSATLMFDTEYQQIHQSESDVFITLKSGEPIIAKLLVAADGANSAIRKQFNMALTFKDYDHHALVATVKTKEPHANTARQVFLPTGPLAFLPLSDANTHSIVWSTSPHDCDELLAMDDTTFNKAVMAAIDGQCGQCEVQSKRAAFPLKMRYAQQWVSGKVVLMGDAAHTIHPLAGLGMNLGLKDAAYLIELLTSESKEFASTRTLRDYERTRKLDAQKHIAMMQGLKELFEGANPVKKLIRGVGLSLVDNLGPIKHLFAKEAIGK encoded by the coding sequence ATGAAGCAAACACAGGTGTGTATTGTTGGTGGTGGTTGCGTGGGGCTGACGTTAGCCCTTGGTCTAGCTAAGGCTAATATTAGTGTTGTGGTACTCGATGCAGCATCAACACAAGCCCCTCCAACTGATGAATACGGTTTACGTGTAAGCGCACTTAGTATTGCAAGCCAAACGTTATTAGAGCAATTAAACGTTTGGCCTGAAATTATTGCTCAGCGTGCATGTGCATATACCCATATGGATGTTCGCGATGCCGACAGCTTTGGTAAAATAACCTTTAATAACAAACAACTTGAGCTCGACCATTTGGGGCATATAGTTGAAAACGATATTATTCGCTTTGCACTTATCAAACAGCTAGAGCAGCAAAGCAGTGCTACGTTAATGTTTGATACCGAATACCAACAAATACACCAAAGTGAATCAGACGTATTTATAACCCTTAAAAGCGGCGAGCCTATTATTGCTAAGCTGCTGGTGGCGGCTGATGGCGCAAATTCAGCTATTCGTAAACAATTTAATATGGCGCTGACCTTTAAAGATTACGATCACCATGCATTGGTTGCTACAGTAAAAACAAAAGAGCCACACGCAAATACTGCGCGACAAGTGTTTTTACCAACGGGGCCATTAGCATTTTTACCATTGAGTGACGCTAACACTCATTCAATAGTGTGGTCTACCAGCCCCCACGATTGCGATGAATTGCTAGCAATGGACGACACTACTTTTAATAAAGCCGTAATGGCTGCCATAGATGGCCAATGCGGCCAGTGTGAAGTGCAAAGTAAACGCGCAGCATTTCCACTTAAAATGCGTTACGCCCAGCAATGGGTAAGCGGCAAAGTAGTATTAATGGGTGATGCAGCGCACACCATTCATCCATTGGCAGGGCTGGGTATGAACCTAGGCCTAAAAGACGCCGCGTATTTAATTGAGCTACTTACAAGTGAGAGTAAAGAATTTGCAAGCACCCGCACACTTCGTGATTACGAGCGTACCCGCAAGCTCGACGCGCAAAAGCACATAGCCATGATGCAAGGGCTTAAAGAGTTATTTGAAGGCGCAAACCCAGTTAAAAAGCTAATACGCGGAGTCGGGCTGTCACTTGTTGATAACCTAGGCCCAATAAAACACCTATTCGCCAAAGAAGCGATAGGGAAGTGA
- the ubiH gene encoding 2-octaprenyl-6-methoxyphenyl hydroxylase, translating into MAKQFDVVVIGGGLVGASCALSIAKINPSINIAVVEASQVTDEYHPSFDDRSIALAQQSVEYLQTLNLFDQNAPYTSAIKKVSVSDRGHFGKTHIQSTEFAKPSLGYVVEVNPFGRALHQRLVQSSIRLFCPDSVIEIKQTLHSNALTLQSGEQLNAKLIVVADGAQSPTRQLLGLNFDTQPYEQGAIIANIEVAEGHNNHAFERFTQHGPMALLPMSNNRYSLVWCMEKEQINSYMDLNEIEFLSALQSAFGYRAGQFVKVGMRASYPLVYGQAESLIAHRTVVIGNAAHAIHPIAGQGFNLGLRDVQVLSDLIANSPNELGSYAFTREYGQLRCQDIKTVMTLTDALVRLFSNSSRVLALGRSIGLFSMDLFPALKAPLAKQLMGQVKQGSRL; encoded by the coding sequence ATGGCTAAGCAGTTTGATGTTGTAGTAATTGGTGGCGGTTTAGTTGGCGCAAGCTGTGCACTTAGCATTGCTAAAATAAACCCCTCAATAAACATTGCCGTGGTAGAAGCAAGCCAAGTAACCGATGAATACCACCCAAGCTTTGACGACCGAAGTATTGCGCTTGCTCAGCAATCGGTAGAGTATTTACAAACACTTAATTTATTTGACCAAAATGCCCCTTACACCTCTGCTATTAAAAAAGTGAGCGTATCTGATAGAGGCCATTTTGGTAAAACCCATATTCAAAGCACTGAATTTGCAAAACCTTCTTTAGGGTATGTCGTTGAGGTTAATCCATTTGGGCGCGCGCTTCATCAGCGGTTAGTGCAATCAAGCATTCGCTTATTTTGCCCCGATAGCGTAATCGAAATAAAACAAACGTTGCATAGCAACGCACTGACTTTACAAAGTGGCGAACAACTTAATGCCAAGCTAATTGTTGTAGCCGATGGTGCGCAATCTCCTACACGCCAATTACTGGGCCTTAATTTTGATACTCAGCCTTATGAGCAAGGCGCTATTATTGCCAATATAGAAGTAGCCGAAGGGCATAATAACCATGCCTTTGAACGCTTTACTCAGCATGGCCCTATGGCACTATTACCAATGAGCAATAACCGATATTCATTGGTGTGGTGTATGGAAAAAGAGCAAATTAATTCATACATGGACTTAAATGAAATCGAGTTTTTAAGTGCATTACAATCAGCCTTTGGTTACCGCGCAGGGCAATTTGTTAAAGTGGGTATGCGCGCAAGCTACCCGCTGGTATATGGGCAAGCCGAATCGTTAATAGCTCATCGAACGGTGGTTATTGGTAATGCTGCTCATGCTATTCATCCCATTGCAGGGCAAGGCTTTAATTTAGGCTTGCGTGATGTACAAGTACTGAGTGATTTAATTGCCAATAGCCCTAATGAGTTAGGGAGCTATGCGTTTACACGCGAGTATGGTCAGTTACGCTGCCAAGATATAAAAACAGTGATGACCTTAACAGATGCCTTAGTAAGGTTATTTTCAAATTCATCTCGAGTATTAGCACTTGGGCGAAGCATTGGCTTGTTTTCAATGGATTTATTCCCCGCATTAAAAGCCCCGTTAGCAAAACAATTAATGGGGCAAGTTAAACAAGGTTCACGTTTATGA
- the pepP gene encoding Xaa-Pro aminopeptidase, protein MVEIKKSEFKARRERLLAQMDDNSIALIPAASEVTRSRDTDYAFRQDSDFFYLTGFNEPDAVLVLCNNSDTPSTLFCLDKDKLAEIWHGRRVGFDKAKSDYLFDEAYPLSDLEEQLLELLNGKNAIYFAQGAYDSFDSKVFTLLGTLRGGARKGLKAPSTLKEIRGLIHEMRLFKSPSEIEVMREGCEISARGHMRAMRFSHAGATEFQLEAELHHHYAMNGAPHPAYGTIVGSGDNANILHYTQNSDVLKNGDLVLIDSGCELQGYAADITRTFPVNGQFSEEQSALYNIVLNAQLAAFEEIKPGGYLSHANKLAMEVLTQGLLDLGILTGDFTELMAQQACKEYYMHGLGHWLGLDVHDVGDYKINNVERAFEPGMVLTIEPGLYISEDSNAPQKYKGIGIRIEDNLLVTESGHENLTLSVPKTIGDIQALMQQTTSA, encoded by the coding sequence ATGGTTGAAATAAAAAAGTCAGAGTTTAAAGCACGCAGAGAACGCTTACTTGCACAAATGGACGATAACAGCATTGCGCTTATTCCGGCTGCTAGTGAAGTAACGCGAAGCCGCGATACTGACTATGCTTTTAGACAAGACAGCGACTTTTTTTATTTAACCGGTTTTAACGAACCTGATGCTGTATTGGTGCTTTGTAACAACAGCGATACACCCAGCACCTTATTTTGCCTTGATAAAGACAAATTAGCCGAAATTTGGCATGGCCGACGTGTTGGTTTTGATAAAGCCAAAAGCGACTACTTATTTGACGAGGCCTACCCATTAAGTGATTTAGAAGAGCAACTGCTTGAGCTACTAAATGGTAAAAATGCGATTTATTTTGCACAAGGCGCTTATGATTCATTTGATAGTAAAGTGTTTACGCTTTTAGGTACACTTCGTGGCGGGGCTCGCAAAGGCCTTAAAGCACCGAGTACGTTAAAAGAAATTCGCGGCCTTATCCATGAAATGCGTTTGTTTAAATCGCCAAGCGAAATAGAAGTAATGCGCGAAGGCTGTGAAATTAGCGCCCGTGGCCACATGCGAGCTATGCGCTTTTCACATGCAGGGGCAACTGAGTTTCAATTAGAAGCAGAGCTTCATCATCATTACGCAATGAACGGCGCACCTCATCCGGCTTACGGCACAATTGTAGGTAGCGGCGATAACGCGAATATTCTGCATTACACGCAAAATAGCGATGTACTTAAAAATGGCGATCTAGTACTTATTGATTCAGGTTGTGAGCTACAAGGCTACGCAGCCGATATAACACGTACATTTCCGGTAAATGGCCAGTTTAGTGAAGAACAATCCGCGCTTTATAATATTGTTCTTAACGCACAACTGGCTGCCTTTGAAGAAATTAAACCCGGTGGTTACCTGTCCCACGCTAATAAATTAGCAATGGAAGTACTAACGCAAGGCTTACTTGACTTAGGTATTTTAACTGGCGACTTTACTGAACTAATGGCGCAACAAGCCTGTAAAGAATATTACATGCACGGCCTTGGGCATTGGCTGGGGTTAGACGTGCATGATGTCGGTGATTATAAAATAAATAACGTTGAGCGAGCATTTGAGCCTGGTATGGTTTTAACCATAGAGCCAGGACTCTATATAAGCGAAGACTCAAACGCGCCACAAAAGTACAAAGGTATTGGTATTCGTATAGAAGATAATTTACTCGTTACCGAGTCAGGCCATGAAAACCTTACTTTAAGCGTGCCTAAAACCATTGGCGATATTCAAGCACTTATGCAACAAACTACAAGCGCATAA